gtactgtaaaccctactatatgtttaatggtatgtttgcatgaatatgattatgtgattgtgataagataagcatgatgaaaatattgaatcccaaatcttgaaaagaaactttaatatacattattaatgatgatgccttggaatagaagaacgcttgatgaattaaagtaatgggattgatgatgccttggaatagagaaggcttgatgatttacagaatagtattagtggatcggagtgtcacgttccgacacatagtattagtggatcagagtgtcacgttccgacacatagtattagtggatcggagtgtcacgttccgacacatagtattagtggatcggagtgtcacgttccgacacatagtattagtggatcggagtgtcacgttccgacacatgtaggggatcggagtggcacgtaccgacacatgtaggggatcagagtgtcacgttccgacacatgtagaggatcgaagtgtcacgtaccgacacatgtaggggatcggagtgtcacgttccgacacatgtagggtatcggagtgtcacgtaccgacacatgtaggggatcggaatgtcacgttccgacacatgtaggggatcagagtgtcacgttccgacacatagaattaggggatcggagtgtcacgtaccgacacatagtagtaggggatcggagtgtcacgtaccgacacaagaagaggaaagctaatgaatcttgaaagatgataatatactcaacttaataaagttaattcccaaatgagtatggcattgaggcttgagccctcatggatgaacttgatggtacttattgatgattatagtacttgttgttgctacatgttgagttttatagttgatttacgatagtatttgatatatactgttccctattttgagttggccgatgatatctactcagtacccgtgttttgtactgactcctacttttatgtttttcttcttgttatttgtggagtgcagcaaacgtgccgtcatcttcgactcaacagtaactcaagccagtcttcgtcacaccggatcttcagggtgagctaacgcttctagcttggactggatcttctcctttatgtcttgatgccttgaacttccggcatggactagcttcttatgtatttttagcttcttagaaactcttagaattagtagtttaaagtagatgttcttgtgatgatgacttccaggttttgagaataatagatgttgaataataatagttattgattttattaatgagtttaagtcttccgcattactttctgtttatattatattgaaatgttaaggttagattggttggttcgctcacataggagggtaagtgtgggtgccagtcgcaacccggtttgggtcgtgacaaacttggtatcagagcattaggttcgttggtttcatcacacaagaacaggtctagtagagtcttaaggaacggtagggggacgccattacttttctttgagaggctataagactttaggaaaaatttcactcttcattctttctttcgtgctactacttgagtccaattggtatctaggcgatacgaattggtatctgaccatcttcactctctttcgcagatggttagaactagagcaacgactacgtcaacaccaacaccggccagacaagaaacaactgagccagccactggggctgtggctcgaggaagaacagcggcaaggggccgtggtagaggtcgtgggaggacgtcctctaggagaagaggacgagcacctagcccatctgatactagggcagtgactcctccaccgactgaggaagtaataagagaaggggaggatggggaaactgaacaagtgcagaatgagggattgccaccccaacctaccccatagatgatcaatcaggttctggcttatcttagcgggttatctgatcagggccagacacccccagtgttttctgcaccagcacctcaggctccggaggtacaacatgcggctactatggctccccgcatggatgttccattggaaataagcacatttcctcgtctgactacagggcctgtaatgacaagtgatcagcatgaacttttcagtaagttcttgaaattgaaacctccaatcttcaagggtgctgaatcggaggatgcttatgattttctggttgactgtcacgagctactacacaagatgggtatagtagaacggtttggtgtggagttcgtgagttatcagtttcaagggaacgccaaaatgtggtggcgatcccatgttgagtgtcaaccgacagaggcaccacctatgacttgggcctcattctatagcttgtttatggagaagtatatcccccggactttgagggataggaaaagggatgagttcttgagcctagagcaaggtaggatgtcggtcaatgcttatgaggctaagtttcgtgcactatccagatatgccactcaactctgtttcagtcctcaagagcggattcgccggtttgtgaaggggttgaggtcagaattgcggatttcggccttacaggtagaggcaacggcaaaatccttccaagaagtggtagactttgtgatagaagtggaaggagtgaagccagacgacttcaccataacatcgacatcaaaaaggtttcgaaaggggggtgagtttaatggttcttacactagaggacagggttcgggaagttactcagtccgaccaattcagtcttcactacagactgtagttgggggaccacctcagaccggtcaacacttctccgaggggcctatgattgactccagagaatgttatggatgtggggagattggacatattaggaaaaattgtcccagacaaagttatagacccccaatagctagaggtagaggtggtcatggtagagaccgttattctggaggacgtggtggtcgaggtaatggtggtcaccaaaacggcagaggtaatgggcaaactggggccactacatcacaacatggtaggggcaacagacatacgaacgatagggcccattgttacgctttccctgggtggtctgaagcggaggcatctgatgctgtcatcacaggtaatcttctggtttgtgattgcatggcttctgtattgtttgatcctggatccacgttttcttatgtatcttcctcatttgctaatggtctaaatttacattgtgaattacttgatatgcctattcgtgtttctactccggtgggtgagtctgtggtagttgaaaaggtatataggtcttgtttggtaaactttgtggggagcaacacttatgtagatttggttatcttagaaatggatgattttgatgtgattctgggtatgacttggctttctccgcaatttgcaatcttggattgtaatgctaaaacggtgacgttagccaagcctgggacagacccgttagtgtgggagggtgactacacttccaatctggtccgcatcgtctcctttcttcgtgctaagaaaatgattagtaaagggtgtttagctttcttggcacatctcaaggatgacactacccaa
This DNA window, taken from Solanum lycopersicum chromosome 5, SLM_r2.1, encodes the following:
- the LOC138348428 gene encoding uncharacterized protein, coding for MINQVLAYLSGLSDQGQTPPVFSAPAPQAPEVQHAATMAPRMDVPLEISTFPRLTTGPVMTSDQHELFSKFLKLKPPIFKGAESEDAYDFLVDCHELLHKMGIVERFGVEFVSYQFQGNAKMWWRSHVECQPTEAPPMTWASFYSLFMEKYIPRTLRDRKRDEFLSLEQGRMSVNAYEAKFRALSRYATQLCFSPQERIRRFVKGLRSELRISALQVEATAKSFQEVVDFVIEVEGVKPDDFTITSTSKRFRKGGEFNGSYTRGQGSGSYSVRPIQSSLQTVVGGPPQTGQHFSEGPMIDSRECYGCGEIGHIRKNCPRQSYRPPIARGRGGHGRDRYSGGRGGRGNGGHQNGRGNGQTGATTSQHGRGNRHTNDRAHCYAFPGWSEAEASDAVITGNLLVCDCMASVLFDPGSTFSYVSSSFANGLNLHCELLDMPIRVSTPVGESVVVEKVYRSCLVNFVGSNTYVDLVILEMDDFDVILGMTWLSPQFAILDCNAKTVTLAKPGTDPLVWEGDYTSNLVRIVSFLRAKKMISKGCLAFLAHLKDDTTQVPSIESVSVVREFLDVFPADLPGMPPDRDIDFCIDLEPGTRPISIPPYRMAPAELRELKAQLQELLNKGFIRPSASPWGAPVLFVKKKDGSFRMCIDYRQLNKVTIKNKYPLPRIDDLFDQLQGAYVFSKIYLRFGYHQLKIRATDVPMTAFRMRYGHYEFVVMSFGLTNAPAAFMSLMNGIFKPYLDLFVIVFIDDILVYSKSKKEHEEHLRMVLEMLREKKLYAKFSKCEFWLDAVSFLGHVVSKDGVMVDPSKIETVKNWVRPTNVSEIRSFVGLASYYRRFVKGFSSIASQLTNLTKQNVPFVWSDECEESFQKLKTLLTTAPILTLPVEGKNFIVYCDASYSGLGAVLMQEKSVIAYASRQLKVHERNYPTHDLELAAVVFALKQWRHYLYGVKCEVY